One Micromonospora craniellae genomic region harbors:
- a CDS encoding DNA alkylation repair protein translates to MGEPDSPDAIITRLRELATPDERERTSRRIPIDQVIGVRMKFVFDLAKSLRSTSLDDVRTLLRSEWYEARLVAVCILDFRARARAISADDRKALFDLYLAEHEHIDSWDLVDRAAPRVVGDYLLGRSHAPLFMLAHSPSVWERRTAITAAFQLIRAGETDTPIKLLDLLLDDPERFVQTSVGVAVRELRRAAPAEADAFLASHGHRLTATTRRLMADRRKPTPAEGSDPVALRREAVVDQVAHHGDLTTGGDDLTDQPQRVPPSLSRRPADGYRVRAAGQVDPEAAAGRLAEQEREGRRAGRLGTGAPGVRRAGTTGAGTVERHRGRPAVEADLDCQGVRIDPGPVRGGPSYRRVEPRTRARRDGEPRRAGPNGGVGGQFLGV, encoded by the coding sequence ATGGGTGAACCGGACTCCCCCGACGCGATCATCACTCGACTCCGCGAGTTGGCCACCCCGGACGAGCGGGAGAGAACCAGCAGGCGGATACCCATCGATCAGGTCATCGGCGTCCGCATGAAGTTCGTGTTCGATCTCGCGAAGTCGTTGCGGTCCACCTCACTCGACGACGTGCGGACGCTACTGAGAAGTGAATGGTATGAAGCACGCCTCGTCGCGGTGTGCATCCTCGACTTTCGCGCCCGAGCGCGCGCCATCTCCGCCGACGACCGAAAAGCCCTCTTCGACCTGTACCTCGCCGAGCACGAACACATCGACAGTTGGGACCTCGTCGACCGCGCGGCCCCTCGTGTCGTGGGTGACTACCTGCTGGGAAGGTCCCACGCACCGCTCTTCATGCTCGCCCACTCACCGAGCGTCTGGGAACGGCGCACCGCGATCACCGCAGCCTTCCAACTGATCCGGGCCGGAGAGACCGACACCCCCATCAAACTCCTCGATCTGCTGCTCGACGATCCAGAACGCTTCGTACAGACCTCCGTGGGTGTAGCCGTCCGAGAACTGCGGCGCGCAGCGCCCGCAGAGGCGGACGCCTTCCTCGCTTCCCACGGTCACCGGCTGACGGCGACCACCCGGCGACTCATGGCAGACCGCCGCAAGCCAACCCCGGCGGAGGGCAGCGACCCGGTGGCACTGCGCCGGGAAGCGGTCGTCGATCAGGTCGCCCACCACGGTGACCTGACCACCGGCGGCGATGACCTGACGGACCAGCCGCAGCGTGTACCACCATCGCTGAGTCGGCGGCCCGCCGACGGCTACCGCGTCCGGGCAGCGGGCCAGGTCGACCCGGAGGCAGCGGCCGGACGCCTCGCCGAGCAGGAGCGCGAGGGGCGCCGAGCAGGACGCCTCGGCACCGGGGCACCAGGTGTGCGGCGGGCCGGGACGACCGGCGCGGGCACCGTCGAGCGACACCGTGGCCGTCCGGCCGTCGAGGCTGACCTCGACTGCCAGGGTGTACGGATCGACCCTGGACCGGTCCGGGGCGGTCCGTCCTACCGGCGGGTGGAACCGCGTACCCGGGCTCGGCGCGACGGCGAGCCCCGCCGGGCGGGGCCGAACGGCGGTGTGGGCGGGCAGTTCCTCGGTGTGTGA